In the Solibacillus sp. FSL K6-1523 genome, one interval contains:
- a CDS encoding DEAD/DEAH box helicase — MQTSPTHRRYKGLLIEPQIRNFFTGRIWSRHETPFPQEKIDTYIQHHYFEILPAVLDRPNLQCRRCLNTNKRKFVSFHCAKCKKICHYCRHCITMGRMCSCDELLLWKNEQPQKQIYSHTFHWQGQLTNNQARAAQQLTASILQKNNHLVHAVCGAGKTEILFPAVYEALQLGKRVCIATPRTDVVLELFPRFQQVFPNTCIHAYYGNAPQQQGFAQLVLATTHQLYRFENVFDVMIVDEADAFPYTMDEALQQAVIKAKKKEAPTAYVTATPSTTLLTKKTKEQWGYSFIARRFHGQPLPIPTFQSLWNYEKTFQKGKIPAKLQNWLQQRIAKNEPFLIFFPTIDLMEKASTLFQQIDASIAAVHAEDPNRKEKVIELRNEQRKGLLTTTILERGITIKNVQVAVVGAESPIFTASALIQISGRVGRNKDFPNGDIVFFHHGITAEMDLAKKRLLDFNRQPQ, encoded by the coding sequence ATGCAAACCTCCCCAACGCATCGCCGTTACAAAGGATTACTCATCGAACCGCAAATCCGCAACTTTTTTACAGGTCGAATTTGGTCGCGTCATGAGACACCTTTCCCACAAGAAAAAATCGACACCTATATCCAACATCATTATTTTGAAATACTCCCAGCTGTATTAGACAGACCCAACCTTCAATGCCGCCGTTGCTTAAATACAAATAAGCGGAAATTCGTGTCATTTCATTGTGCAAAATGCAAGAAAATATGCCATTATTGTCGACATTGTATTACGATGGGGCGTATGTGTAGCTGTGATGAATTATTACTTTGGAAAAATGAACAACCTCAAAAGCAAATCTACTCCCATACCTTTCACTGGCAAGGTCAATTAACGAACAATCAAGCACGAGCCGCGCAACAATTAACAGCTAGTATCCTACAAAAAAACAATCATTTAGTTCACGCAGTTTGTGGTGCTGGAAAAACAGAAATATTATTTCCCGCAGTATATGAAGCTTTGCAATTAGGCAAGCGCGTCTGCATCGCCACCCCACGGACGGATGTTGTCCTAGAATTATTCCCTCGTTTCCAACAAGTTTTCCCTAACACCTGTATCCATGCTTATTACGGCAATGCACCACAGCAGCAAGGATTTGCACAATTAGTTCTCGCGACGACACATCAACTTTATCGCTTTGAAAATGTCTTTGATGTAATGATTGTAGATGAAGCAGACGCCTTTCCGTATACGATGGATGAAGCGCTTCAACAAGCCGTCATTAAAGCGAAAAAGAAAGAAGCACCGACCGCTTATGTGACCGCCACCCCTTCCACCACATTATTAACGAAAAAAACGAAGGAGCAATGGGGCTATTCCTTTATTGCACGTCGTTTTCATGGACAGCCCTTACCAATCCCGACCTTTCAATCATTATGGAATTATGAAAAAACCTTTCAAAAAGGGAAAATTCCAGCGAAACTACAAAACTGGCTTCAGCAAAGAATAGCGAAAAATGAACCATTTCTCATTTTTTTTCCTACAATTGATCTAATGGAAAAAGCTAGCACGTTATTTCAACAAATCGATGCATCCATTGCCGCGGTTCATGCGGAAGATCCCAATCGAAAAGAGAAAGTAATAGAACTGCGTAATGAGCAAAGAAAAGGTCTCCTAACGACGACGATATTAGAGCGGGGCATTACAATCAAAAATGTACAAGTTGCCGTTGTTGGTGCAGAAAGTCCGATATTTACTGCAAGTGCCCTCATTCAAATTAGTGGTCGTGTCGGGAGGAATAAAGACTTTCCGAATGGTGACATCGTATTTTTTCATCATGGCATTACAGCGGAAATGGATTTAGCGAAAAAACGGCTGCTCGATTTCAACCGACAGCCGCAATAG
- a CDS encoding ComF family protein encodes MQQKITNCLLCDRPLHFTFGWKELFKRELPKTICQRCEEKFQRIETQREEGAISLFHYNEAMKDFLHRYKFLQDTLLAHVFNQMLQQHLKNEKSIIVPIPMHVESLKKRTFAHVDELLKAAHIPFEHHLIKISAEQQSLRSRQERLQTPQLFKVIEHSKIKNKSILLIDDIYTTGTTLVHAKKALEEAGAQDVRAFTLIHG; translated from the coding sequence ATGCAACAAAAAATTACGAATTGTTTATTGTGTGATAGGCCATTACATTTTACATTTGGCTGGAAAGAGCTATTTAAAAGAGAATTGCCCAAAACGATTTGCCAACGCTGCGAAGAAAAGTTTCAACGGATTGAGACACAAAGAGAGGAAGGAGCGATTTCATTGTTTCATTATAATGAAGCGATGAAGGACTTTTTACATCGCTATAAATTTTTACAGGATACCCTACTTGCACATGTATTTAATCAAATGCTACAACAGCATTTGAAAAATGAAAAGTCCATCATTGTGCCGATTCCGATGCATGTTGAAAGTTTAAAGAAACGAACATTTGCCCATGTGGATGAATTATTAAAAGCAGCTCATATTCCTTTTGAACATCATTTAATCAAAATAAGCGCGGAACAACAGTCTTTAAGGTCTCGCCAAGAACGACTTCAAACTCCACAACTTTTTAAAGTCATAGAACATTCAAAAATAAAGAATAAAAGTATACTATTAATTGACGATATTTATACTACAGGGACGACACTTGTGCATGCAAAAAAAGCATTGGAGGAAGCAGGGGCACAGGATGTTCGTGCGTTTACGCTAATCCATGGTTAG
- a CDS encoding TIGR03826 family flagellar region protein gives MAELRNCPMCDEFFNYTGLREVCHKCALKEEDMYQVVYRFLRKRENRAANVDRIEEATGVDRELLYKWVRKGKLHPAVFPNLGYPCDNCGHLTTSGKLCENCQGNLKSDLRTFEAAKEFRDDILNHDRGTYLADKKKR, from the coding sequence ATGGCGGAATTAAGAAATTGCCCAATGTGTGATGAATTTTTTAATTACACTGGTTTACGAGAAGTTTGTCACAAGTGTGCTTTAAAGGAAGAGGATATGTATCAAGTTGTATATCGTTTTTTACGCAAACGTGAAAATCGTGCAGCGAATGTTGATCGTATTGAAGAAGCGACAGGTGTTGACCGTGAATTACTTTATAAATGGGTGCGGAAAGGTAAGTTGCATCCAGCCGTATTCCCGAATTTAGGCTATCCTTGTGATAATTGCGGACATTTGACGACAAGTGGGAAACTTTGCGAGAATTGTCAAGGTAATTTGAAATCAGATTTGCGAACATTCGAAGCAGCGAAGGAATTCCGAGATGATATTTTAAACCATGATCGTGGCACGTATTTAGCAGATAAAAAGAAAAGGTAA
- the flgM gene encoding flagellar biosynthesis anti-sigma factor FlgM codes for MKINPIGIQAINSYKNQTRPVNNTKTNPSFADQIEISSQAKEMQETSTYANERAERVQKLKEEIQSGNYKVDARQVAEDMLKYYRR; via the coding sequence ATGAAGATTAACCCAATCGGAATTCAAGCAATCAATTCTTATAAAAATCAAACACGCCCGGTAAATAATACAAAAACAAATCCATCATTTGCCGATCAAATTGAAATTTCATCACAAGCAAAAGAAATGCAAGAAACATCCACCTATGCAAATGAACGAGCAGAACGCGTGCAGAAATTAAAAGAAGAAATTCAATCAGGCAATTATAAAGTGGATGCGCGTCAAGTAGCAGAAGATATGTTGAAATACTATCGTCGTTAA
- a CDS encoding flagellar protein FlgN — MSITNIIATLEKLEKMHKSLLELAIAKTEHIKQGDMEKFDQMIKNEQAHVAAINTLEQQRQSMVTDYLRAKGIALTDIPTVADVIDAASTTESADATEALIGVRERLMKVLETLKNQNDLNQKMVFNSLQMIHITLDAMRPRQQEQFNYSGADVRGQSDISKKSFTEFKA; from the coding sequence ATGTCTATTACAAACATCATCGCAACGCTCGAAAAGCTTGAAAAAATGCACAAAAGCTTACTCGAATTAGCGATTGCGAAGACAGAACATATTAAGCAAGGCGATATGGAAAAGTTCGATCAAATGATTAAAAATGAGCAAGCACATGTAGCGGCAATTAATACACTTGAGCAACAGCGTCAGTCGATGGTAACGGATTACCTTAGAGCAAAAGGAATTGCTCTCACTGACATTCCAACTGTAGCTGATGTGATTGATGCAGCTAGCACAACTGAATCCGCTGATGCTACAGAAGCGTTAATAGGTGTTCGCGAACGTCTAATGAAAGTTTTAGAAACGCTTAAAAATCAAAACGATTTAAATCAAAAAATGGTTTTCAACTCATTGCAGATGATCCATATTACACTAGATGCGATGCGCCCACGCCAGCAAGAGCAGTTTAATTACTCTGGAGCAGATGTGCGCGGACAGTCAGATATCAGTAAAAAATCATTCACAGAATTCAAGGCATAG
- the flgK gene encoding flagellar hook-associated protein FlgK produces the protein MRSTFMGLESSKRGLYTQQSALYTTGHNISNANTLGYTRQRVNMETTPGYPGSGLNTMRTAGHIGTGVQAHSVQRMRDEFTDRQFRQEVNKLGYWQSTTKSISQMEDIMSEPSEFGLNQAFTEFWKSMEDVVDNPKDTAARQVMLSKGQGLAESFNYMDTQLKLIQGNIGNEIDVTTKKVNNLLKQVAALNEQIQKVEPNGYMPNDLYDARDVLLDQLNEILPVSISFESSGGNALAIAEGSMTITYVDKAGNKIDLVKGKEYGQLEANDSNNLPIDGDVDTANGYNPFKEFVFTGVGNPATLTVKHEDLEPSKGQLAALVDAYGYQATNANGTVEVKGLYPEMLQQLDLLAATFIKAFNDIHNSANAFDLDGNPGKPFFSGTTAKDINVAITDPREIAASDAPDEEGNNKNMLELSKLQSAVQAGLQGGTFQSFYKSLVGDLGVKGEQAVKLEFNSGTLALQIENNRASHNSVSLDEEMTNMITFQQAYNANARMITVIDETLDKIINGMGRVGL, from the coding sequence ATGCGCTCAACATTTATGGGGCTTGAATCAAGTAAGCGTGGATTATATACACAACAAAGCGCGCTTTATACAACTGGACATAATATTTCAAATGCCAACACACTCGGCTATACTCGCCAACGCGTGAATATGGAAACAACACCGGGGTATCCTGGCAGCGGCTTAAACACGATGAGAACAGCAGGTCATATTGGTACGGGGGTTCAAGCACACTCGGTTCAACGTATGCGAGATGAGTTTACTGACCGCCAATTCCGCCAAGAGGTAAATAAATTAGGATACTGGCAATCTACAACAAAATCAATTTCTCAAATGGAAGATATTATGTCAGAACCATCTGAATTTGGTCTCAACCAAGCATTCACAGAGTTTTGGAAATCAATGGAGGACGTTGTCGATAATCCAAAAGACACAGCAGCCCGCCAAGTAATGCTTTCTAAAGGACAAGGCTTAGCGGAATCATTCAACTATATGGATACGCAATTAAAGTTAATCCAAGGGAATATCGGAAATGAAATCGACGTAACAACAAAAAAAGTTAATAACCTTCTGAAACAAGTAGCAGCATTAAATGAACAAATTCAAAAAGTTGAACCAAATGGCTACATGCCAAATGATTTATATGATGCGCGTGATGTATTGCTTGATCAACTGAACGAAATTCTTCCAGTATCGATATCTTTTGAAAGCTCAGGTGGTAATGCATTAGCCATTGCTGAGGGAAGTATGACGATTACATATGTCGATAAAGCCGGCAATAAAATTGATTTAGTAAAAGGGAAAGAATATGGGCAATTAGAGGCCAATGATTCGAATAATTTACCAATTGACGGTGATGTTGATACAGCAAATGGCTATAATCCATTCAAAGAATTTGTGTTTACAGGTGTAGGTAATCCAGCAACATTAACTGTTAAACATGAAGATTTAGAGCCGAGTAAAGGGCAATTAGCTGCCTTAGTTGATGCTTATGGTTATCAAGCTACAAATGCAAATGGAACTGTGGAAGTAAAAGGTTTATATCCGGAGATGCTTCAGCAACTAGACTTATTAGCCGCGACGTTTATAAAGGCATTTAACGATATCCATAACTCTGCAAATGCATTTGATTTAGATGGGAATCCTGGGAAACCATTCTTCTCAGGTACAACGGCAAAAGACATTAATGTTGCAATTACAGATCCAAGGGAAATTGCGGCATCAGATGCACCTGATGAAGAGGGTAATAATAAAAACATGTTGGAACTATCAAAGCTACAATCGGCAGTACAGGCTGGTTTACAAGGTGGTACATTCCAATCATTCTACAAATCATTAGTAGGTGATTTAGGGGTTAAAGGAGAGCAAGCGGTAAAGCTAGAGTTCAATTCAGGGACACTAGCTTTACAAATTGAAAATAACCGTGCCTCACATAACTCAGTTTCACTTGACGAAGAAATGACGAATATGATTACATTCCAGCAAGCGTACAATGCGAATGCTCGTATGATTACAGTAATCGACGAAACACTCGATAAAATTATTAATGGCATGGGTCGAGTAGGATTATAA
- the flgL gene encoding flagellar hook-associated protein FlgL: MRVTQSMLSSNMLRNLNASYGKMSKYQDQLQSGKVVNRPSDDPVVAVKGMGYRVDLDKNAQFQRNINEANSWLDSTDEALGQVGEALKRVKELVVQAANDTNTLEDRQKINAEITQIKEQIRDLGNSKIGENYIFSGTHTNSPLYTDDPLKIDPITGQNTDVTTGAGKSIEVNVFDGIKMQINTPGNEYFEKVDKFMTELDDLLQNGATGEEIGSALGLTTENGLPGLDALNEEALTLRADVGARQNRVEMMENRLSLQEVNVTKQKSLNEDTDYPKTITEMITQESLHQASLSVGAKIIQTTLVDFIR; the protein is encoded by the coding sequence ATGCGCGTTACACAATCAATGTTATCGAGTAATATGCTTCGTAACTTAAATGCAAGTTACGGAAAAATGTCAAAATATCAAGATCAATTACAATCGGGGAAAGTTGTCAATCGTCCATCTGATGATCCAGTAGTTGCAGTAAAAGGTATGGGCTACCGCGTAGATTTAGATAAAAATGCACAATTCCAACGCAATATTAATGAGGCGAATAGTTGGTTAGATTCTACGGATGAAGCACTTGGTCAAGTAGGAGAAGCGTTGAAACGTGTGAAAGAATTAGTTGTCCAAGCAGCGAATGATACAAATACGTTAGAAGACCGTCAAAAGATTAATGCAGAAATTACACAAATAAAAGAACAAATTCGAGATCTTGGTAATTCGAAAATTGGCGAGAATTATATTTTCTCAGGAACGCATACGAATAGTCCGTTATATACAGATGACCCCTTAAAGATAGATCCTATAACTGGTCAGAATACTGATGTTACAACAGGCGCAGGTAAGAGTATTGAAGTTAACGTATTTGATGGTATTAAAATGCAGATTAATACACCAGGAAATGAGTATTTTGAAAAAGTGGATAAATTCATGACTGAATTGGACGATTTATTGCAAAATGGTGCAACGGGTGAAGAGATTGGTAGTGCACTAGGCTTAACGACTGAAAACGGGCTACCAGGTTTGGATGCACTTAATGAAGAAGCATTGACGTTACGTGCAGATGTCGGTGCGCGTCAAAATCGTGTCGAGATGATGGAAAACCGCTTATCACTTCAGGAAGTTAATGTAACAAAGCAAAAGTCTTTAAACGAAGATACAGACTATCCAAAAACGATTACAGAAATGATTACACAAGAGTCTCTTCACCAAGCATCATTATCGGTGGGCGCTAAAATAATTCAAACAACATTAGTAGATTTCATAAGATAA
- a CDS encoding DUF6470 family protein: MRIPQIQITKTDIQMNWNTSKSQQIIKQPQATLKISQPAATLEIRTTNAKLDINMDQMWRDLGITPTGEVIAEYAQKGKQGALQGIARRVSEGYQLMKGGGRGQEGATIPQIAKQNHGPQRPGPYNIKFIPSIGSVKVNITPGTTDVNIQRNAPKIDAQVNKPIHQYTPGKVTGTMVQRPDVQIDVVG, translated from the coding sequence ATGCGAATCCCACAAATTCAAATTACTAAAACGGATATTCAAATGAATTGGAATACATCCAAATCACAGCAAATTATTAAACAACCGCAAGCAACTTTAAAAATTTCACAACCGGCAGCAACGCTTGAAATTCGTACAACGAATGCGAAACTCGATATTAATATGGATCAAATGTGGCGCGATTTAGGTATTACACCTACGGGAGAAGTCATTGCTGAATATGCCCAAAAAGGAAAACAAGGTGCATTACAAGGAATCGCGCGCAGAGTAAGTGAAGGCTACCAACTTATGAAGGGTGGTGGGCGCGGTCAAGAAGGGGCGACGATTCCACAAATCGCGAAACAAAATCACGGTCCGCAACGCCCAGGCCCGTATAATATTAAATTTATCCCATCCATTGGTTCGGTAAAAGTGAATATTACACCAGGAACGACGGATGTAAATATTCAGCGTAATGCACCTAAAATTGACGCTCAAGTGAACAAACCAATCCATCAATACACACCTGGTAAAGTAACTGGTACAATGGTACAAAGACCAGATGTACAAATTGACGTAGTCGGATAA
- the fliW gene encoding flagellar assembly protein FliW, with the protein MNIETKFLGEVEIQESEILTFEQGLPGFPEYKKYVLLGLDADLPLALLQSIDAAEMGFVVAFPYAFNKDYAFDIGEEDKKELQIHNANDVITYAIVTLKETFPESTMNLLAPIIVNAKTKLGKQIILQDSANYPLRYPIGEMEGSAK; encoded by the coding sequence ATGAATATTGAAACGAAATTTTTAGGTGAAGTAGAAATTCAAGAATCGGAAATTTTAACATTTGAACAAGGGTTACCAGGATTTCCAGAGTACAAAAAATACGTTTTACTTGGACTGGATGCAGATTTACCGTTAGCTCTTTTACAATCAATTGATGCAGCAGAAATGGGTTTTGTTGTAGCTTTCCCATATGCGTTTAATAAGGATTACGCCTTTGATATTGGCGAAGAAGATAAAAAAGAATTGCAAATTCATAATGCGAATGATGTCATTACGTATGCGATTGTAACATTAAAAGAAACTTTCCCTGAATCCACAATGAATTTATTAGCGCCAATAATTGTTAATGCAAAAACAAAGCTAGGAAAGCAAATCATTCTCCAAGATAGCGCCAACTATCCATTGCGCTACCCAATCGGTGAAATGGAAGGAAGTGCTAAGTAA
- the csrA gene encoding carbon storage regulator CsrA, whose product MLVLSRKKGETIMIGDEIEVKVLSIDGDQVKLGIVAPKSIKVHRSEIFDAIQAQNKEALSGTIPDFMKQLKKK is encoded by the coding sequence ATGCTCGTCCTATCAAGAAAAAAAGGCGAAACAATTATGATTGGCGACGAAATCGAAGTGAAAGTTCTCTCGATTGATGGCGATCAAGTAAAGCTCGGCATCGTCGCACCAAAATCAATCAAAGTGCACCGCTCAGAAATTTTCGATGCGATACAGGCGCAGAATAAAGAAGCGCTTAGCGGAACGATTCCAGACTTTATGAAGCAATTAAAGAAGAAATGA
- a CDS encoding flagellin N-terminal helical domain-containing protein, producing MRIQHNISALNTHRNLAFNNTQASKNLEKLSSGYKINRAGDDAAGLAISEKMRGQIRGLDMATKNANDSISLIQTAEGALNETHAILQRMRELAVQSSNDTNVAEDRAALDKEITQLKEEITRISTDTEFNTQKLLNGDFQDRVFHIGANESQNIQLSVGDVSSKALKIQGEEEGTIGNNTDVINEITFQTSTGTHVATYNATAATAGYYVAGNTAAAAVVAGDKLTAGATITVVNGAAGSGYSTGSTVTGETASKLGLDSEMTYSSGTATFKEAVRHSTTNKVISEAGYYDGTTLVFAADEALSSNSNVDIKGVSLLTQKGADKAITDIDAAIKNVSDTRSNLGAVQNRLEHTINNLGATSENLTAAESRIRDTDMAAEMMSFTKNNILMQAAQSMLAQANQQPQGVLQLLG from the coding sequence ATGAGAATTCAACATAACATTTCGGCTTTAAACACACACCGTAACCTAGCATTCAACAACACTCAAGCTTCTAAAAACCTTGAGAAGTTATCTTCAGGTTACAAAATCAACCGTGCTGGCGATGACGCTGCAGGTTTAGCAATCTCTGAAAAAATGCGTGGACAAATCCGTGGTCTTGATATGGCTACGAAAAACGCTAACGACTCAATCTCTCTTATCCAAACGGCTGAGGGTGCATTAAACGAAACACACGCAATTTTACAACGTATGCGTGAATTAGCAGTACAATCTTCAAACGATACAAACGTTGCTGAAGACCGTGCAGCTCTTGACAAAGAAATCACTCAATTAAAAGAAGAAATCACTCGTATTTCTACTGACACTGAGTTCAACACGCAAAAATTATTAAACGGTGACTTCCAAGATCGCGTATTCCACATTGGTGCAAACGAAAGCCAAAACATTCAATTAAGCGTTGGAGATGTAAGCTCTAAAGCTCTTAAAATCCAAGGCGAAGAAGAAGGGACTATCGGTAATAATACAGATGTAATTAACGAAATTACATTCCAAACATCTACTGGTACACATGTCGCTACTTATAATGCTACTGCAGCGACTGCTGGATACTATGTAGCTGGAAATACAGCTGCAGCTGCAGTTGTAGCTGGTGACAAATTAACTGCTGGTGCAACTATTACCGTTGTAAATGGTGCTGCTGGTTCTGGTTATTCAACTGGATCAACTGTAACTGGTGAAACAGCATCTAAGCTAGGTCTTGATTCTGAAATGACTTATTCTAGTGGAACTGCTACATTTAAAGAAGCAGTTCGTCACTCAACAACTAATAAAGTTATATCTGAAGCTGGTTACTATGATGGTACAACATTAGTCTTTGCTGCTGATGAAGCACTTAGCAGTAATTCGAATGTAGATATCAAAGGTGTTAGTCTATTAACACAAAAAGGTGCAGATAAAGCTATTACTGATATCGATGCTGCAATTAAAAATGTATCTGATACACGTTCTAACCTAGGTGCTGTTCAAAACCGTTTAGAGCACACAATCAATAACCTTGGTGCAACTTCTGAAAACTTAACAGCTGCTGAATCACGTATCCGTGACACAGACATGGCTGCTGAGATGATGTCGTTCACAAAGAACAATATCTTAATGCAAGCTGCTCAATCTATGCTTGCTCAAGCTAACCAACAACCACAAGGTGTTCTTCAATTATTAGGTTAA
- a CDS encoding motility associated factor glycosyltransferase family protein, producing the protein MLVNKNIEIISKNSFHWINPLQDTDIFPKFMFKENNLEYFANQKEELFIVEDNFDKEFETNALRKELIFVIGVYSLKEIKELCRKKNKGSVLIIIEPNPTFFSHTLANKQMDILDRDDVYLFVGSELSNISEYLQGLLLNLKITGLVKNITFYLTAYYRKYDLELTKKCIQLIRQSTRTTVISLGNDIVDNLQGFKQNLENLPYMFDSIDPANIKGRNRDKPAFIISAGPSLNKNINLLKKVKSKGLIIAVDTIVERLLMEGIVPDFVCTVERIDKVYEYFYKDKTIPKEVTLVAPPVIDSRILKEFKGKFMLPLREGVSEYTWFGKLLEASEAQYIFMGLSCAHVAFGLAQHMECSPIVLVGQDLAYGNDNDQTHASGTSYDSVEIDKKKNSFLDDTTEGYFGGSVKSTHMWLAFKNWFEKQINQDNLFVINATEGGAKINYTVQMPLENVISEYCKDIKFNIIDYGKYDLDKNNVIGKLVKEKDYFRAVREIAMKMFSILENVEISKNAVNKSKNKLIEHLNEIDKLKHEIIIHPLLMHNFQSTLIKSMWDENNMEQIYSYDHLVRMKNLNLKFLAPLIVGLSEMEDYIEKTIGNLENLKVKK; encoded by the coding sequence ATGTTAGTTAATAAAAATATTGAAATAATATCTAAAAACTCGTTTCATTGGATTAATCCTTTACAGGATACTGATATATTTCCTAAATTTATGTTTAAAGAAAATAATCTCGAATACTTTGCGAATCAAAAGGAAGAACTTTTTATAGTCGAGGATAATTTTGATAAAGAATTTGAAACAAATGCACTAAGAAAAGAATTAATATTTGTTATTGGTGTATATTCCCTGAAAGAAATAAAGGAATTATGTAGGAAAAAAAATAAGGGATCAGTTCTTATTATTATTGAACCCAATCCAACCTTTTTCAGCCACACTTTAGCAAATAAGCAAATGGATATATTAGATAGGGATGATGTTTATCTTTTTGTGGGTTCAGAACTATCTAATATAAGCGAATATTTACAAGGTTTATTGTTAAATTTAAAGATAACTGGTTTAGTAAAAAATATTACATTTTATTTAACAGCATACTATCGAAAATATGATTTGGAGCTAACAAAAAAATGTATACAGCTAATACGTCAATCAACTAGAACGACAGTAATTTCACTTGGAAATGATATTGTTGATAATTTACAAGGGTTTAAGCAAAATTTAGAAAACCTTCCTTATATGTTTGATTCGATAGACCCAGCTAATATTAAAGGGAGAAATCGTGATAAGCCGGCATTCATTATTTCTGCTGGACCTTCTTTAAACAAAAATATAAATTTATTAAAAAAAGTTAAGTCGAAGGGGTTAATAATTGCAGTTGATACAATTGTCGAAAGATTATTAATGGAAGGGATTGTACCAGATTTCGTATGTACTGTAGAGCGTATTGATAAAGTGTATGAATACTTTTATAAGGATAAAACAATACCTAAAGAAGTTACGCTAGTTGCTCCACCAGTAATAGATAGTCGTATTTTGAAAGAATTTAAAGGGAAGTTTATGCTACCATTACGTGAAGGTGTTAGTGAGTATACCTGGTTTGGAAAATTACTTGAAGCTTCAGAAGCTCAATATATATTCATGGGCTTATCTTGTGCACATGTGGCATTTGGATTGGCACAACATATGGAATGTTCCCCAATAGTATTAGTAGGACAAGATTTAGCTTATGGAAATGATAACGATCAAACTCATGCTAGCGGTACTTCATACGATAGTGTAGAGATTGATAAAAAGAAGAATTCGTTTTTAGATGATACAACTGAGGGGTATTTTGGGGGATCCGTAAAATCTACTCATATGTGGTTAGCATTTAAAAATTGGTTTGAAAAGCAAATTAATCAAGATAATTTATTTGTAATTAATGCTACTGAAGGTGGTGCGAAAATAAATTATACAGTTCAAATGCCGTTAGAAAATGTTATATCAGAATATTGTAAGGATATTAAATTTAATATTATTGATTATGGGAAATATGATTTAGATAAAAATAATGTAATAGGGAAATTAGTGAAGGAAAAGGATTACTTCAGAGCAGTAAGGGAAATTGCCATGAAGATGTTTAGTATACTAGAGAACGTGGAGATTTCAAAAAATGCCGTTAATAAGAGTAAAAATAAGTTAATAGAGCATTTGAATGAAATTGATAAATTAAAGCATGAAATTATTATACATCCATTACTTATGCATAATTTTCAATCAACACTTATAAAGAGCATGTGGGATGAAAATAATATGGAGCAAATATATTCATATGATCATTTAGTAAGAATGAAAAACTTGAATTTGAAATTTTTAGCACCTCTAATTGTAGGCTTATCTGAAATGGAAGATTATATCGAAAAAACTATAGGAAATTTAGAGAATTTAAAGGTGAAAAAATGA